The DNA sequence TTTAAACAAAGTGAGAAACGTCGCTTCCCGACTGCTGCACGCTTCCCGTTGCAACGTGACGAGTGAAAGCAAGCTTTTAAGTGTGCCGTCCCCCATGCGGTAACGCGTGCGGACAAAATCGGTGATGCCGTCGTACAAGGCGCGTTCCTCTGGCGTTAACTGTAAGGTGACGGTGTGCACGTGGCGCTCAGGAAAGGTGATGGGGCTCGACTTACGCTCGTTGCGGATCATCACTTTGCGGATTTCTTCTTTGAGCAGCGCTTCGTTTTTCACTTGCCGCTTACCAGCGACGTATTGGTTCGCAAACGTGTGCTTACCGCCGAGCTGGCCGGGCTTCAGCAAGGTGACGAGATTGTACAGCTCTTTAATGTCGTTTTGCATAGGTGTCGCTGTGAGCAGTAAACAATATTTTTTACGCAATTGGTTGACGAACTGCCAATTGCGCGTGCGGCGGTTTTTTAGTTTGTGTGCTTCGTCGATGATTAAGAGATCGTAGTCGCGGCTGAGCACTTGATCGCGGTGCGGGTCACGCTTGGCCGTATCGAGCGAGGCGACGAGAATATCGTATTTTCCCCACATCCACTCTTTTTTTTGCGCCATGGCCGGGATGGCAAATTTCTCGTTTAGTTCCCGCGTCCACTGGGAAACGAGCGAAGCGGGAACGAGGATTAAGGCGCTAGTGACGAGGCCGCGCAACATATATTCTTTTAAAATGAGTCCAGCTTCAATCGTTTTGCCGAGACCGACTTCGTCGGCGAGAATGGCGCGGCCGTGCAATTCGGTTAACACAGTGCGCGCCGTATCCATTTGGTGCGGGAGCGGTTCGAACGCGGTCAATTGCGACAAGCAGCGCAAGTCGTCAAAGCGCGGGACAGCTAGCCGTTCTTCCGCCTCTATGGCGAGGCAAAACAACTCCCACGCATCCCACGGGCCATCTTGTTCGACTTTCTCAGAAAAATCGTTCCACCAGTTGCGTGCGAAGTGGATGGGGATGTCACTCATGATCATACTCCTCTCAAAAGCGAAGAAGGACGTCGCTTCGCGATGATCGCTACTTGCTAGTATGGACGGAAGCGGGCTAGAATATGAAGAACGACGAAGCGCTACTTGGTGCGGCAATGTCGTGAACGCCAGCCGCCGCCGTAGATACATTTGCTAAAACAGCTACATATTAGTTACAATAGTACTGCTCGAATAATCGTGGATACATAATTGACATCACAAGTGGATGAAGGCAAGGGGAGAGACTGTCGCGAGTGACAGCGCCGAAGGAGCAAGCCGAAGGGGTGAATCTCTCAGGCAAAAAGACTCTTGCTCGACACAACTCTGGAGAGTGTCACGAGAGTGACCACCCAAGGGGTAACTTTCTTCACGGCAAAGCTGCAAGTGGCAGTGGTCGCAAGTGGAAGGGAAACTCTCAGGTTAAAGGACAGAGCAAAGCCGTGAGGACGGATTGTCTGTCCTTTTGTCGTCTTATTGTTCTCTGTCGTTTTTTTACGATTCTCAATAGGAGGTGAGGAGCATGGCTTCTCTAAAACGGACACCGCTTTACCCGCTGTACAAAGGCGAAGCAAAACTCATTCCGTTCGGCGGGTGGGAGTTGCCTGTCCAGTTCACAAGTATTAAGGAAGAACATCGGGCTGTGCGCGAAGCGGCCGGGCTGTTCGATGTGTCACATATGGGCGAAGTGACGGTCAGCGGACCAGATGCGACGGATTATTTACAGCGGCTGACGACGAACGACGTCAGTAAGCTTAACGTTAACCAGGCGCACTACACGACGATGTGTTATCCGGACGGCGGGACGGTCGACGATTTTCTCCTGTACAAAAAAGGAGACAACGACTACTTGCTCGTCGTGAACGCGGCGAACACGGAAAAAGACGTCGAGTGGATGCACAAACAAACAGTGGGCGACGTACACATTGCAGACGTATCGGATGAGACGGCGCTCCTGGCCCTGCAAGGGCCGCGGGCGACGCACATTTTACAGCAACTGACGGATTGTGATTTGTCGGACATTCGCTTCTTCCGCTTCCTCCCGGACGTGGAAGTTGCCGGGGTGAAGGTGTTAGTTTCGCGCAGCGGCTACACGGGTGAAAACGGGTTTGAACTGTATTTAGCGCCGGAAGACGCGCCGACGTTGTGGCGCGAATTACTCGCGGCAGGGGAGGCGGACGGTTTAAAACCGTGCGGACTCGGCGCGCGCGATACGTTGCGTTTCGAAGCGGGGCTGCTCTTGTACGGACAAGAACTGTCGGCGAGCGTCAGTCCGTTAGAGGCGGGGATCAGTTTTGCCGTGAAGTTGAATAAAAGTGACTTTATTGGGAAAAGTGTCCTTGTCGCGCAAAAAGAAGGCGGTCTCAAGCGACGTCTCGTCGGCATAGAGATGGTCGGACGGGGCATCCCGCGCACGCACTATCCAGTATATGCTGGAGGCGAAGAGATCGGCGAAGTGACGAGCGGTACACAGTCGCCGACGCTGGGCAAAAACCTCGGGCTCGCGCTCGTCGCGAGTGATTACAGCGCGTTAGGACAAGAAGTAGAAATCGACATTCGCGGCCGCCGCGTGGCGGCGAAAGTGGTGACGACGCCTTTTTACAAGCGGTCATAACCACGTTGCAAACTGAACCGAGCGCTTTAACCGCTATGCTCCTAACAGCACGTCAATAAACCGAATGCGACGCAATAGCACGCCAATTAACAAAGTGTGCTGTCAATAGCACGTCAACCGTGCGAATAAGAAGAGCAAAGTGATCAAGGGATGTCACAAGGGATGTCACAAGAGATGTCACAAGAGATGTAACAAGAGATGTAACAAGAGATGTAAAATGAGGAGGTGCGTTAGCGCCATGACATTTCGTTATTTACCGATGACTGACGCCGATCGGCAAGCGATGTTACAGGCGTTAGGGTGCGGCAGTGTCGACGAACTGTTCGCTGACATACCGGAAAGTGTGCGCTTTAATGGGGAATTAAATATTCCTGAGGGAATGTCCGAACTGGAGCTTTCTCGCCACATGCAACGCTTAGCAAACGAAAACAAAAACTTGCAACAAGTTGTGTCGTTTTTAGGGGCGGGAACGTACGAACACTATATTCCGAGTGTCGTCGGTCACGTCATCGGTCGATCGGAGTTTTTTACGGCTTACACGCCGTACCAACCGGAAATTAGTCAAGGTGAATTGCAGGCGATTTTTGAATTTCAGTCGATGATTTGTGAGCTTACGGGGATGGATGTCGCCAACTCGTCGATGTACGACGGCCCAACTGCGCTCGCCGAAGCGGCCACACTCGCCGCTGCCGCAAGCCGTAAGCAGAAAGTGCTCGTCTCTCGTGCCGTACATCCGGAAGCGCGCGACATTTTGCGCACGTATGCGCGCGGCGGGCAAGGGATTGAAGTCGTAGAAGTTGCCGCGGACGCCGGGGTGACGGACGTGGAGAAGTTAGCGGAGTTAGCTGATACCGATACGGCGGCCGTGATCGTGCAGTCGCCTAACTTCTTCGGTAACCTCGAAGACTTAGCAGCGATCGAAAAGATTGCCCACCGACACAAAGGGCTATTCGTCGTCAGTACGAACCCACTGTCGCTCGGGATTGTCCAGCCACCGGGGGCATTCGGCGCCGACATCGTCGTCGGGGACGCGCAGCCGCTCGGCATTCCGACACAGTTCGGTGGCCCGCACTGCGGCTTTTTTGCTACGACGAAAAAACTGATGCGTCGCATTCCGGGACGCATCGTCGGACAGACAGTCGACGAGGAAGGAACGCGCGGTTTTGTGCTGACGCTGCAAGCGCGGGAGCAACACATTCGCCGCGAAAAAGCGACGTCTAACATTTGCTCCAACCAAGCGCTGAACGCGTTAGCCGCAGGAGTATACATGAGTGCGATGGGCAAGCAGGGGCTCACCGACGTAGCGCAGCAAAACGTACAAAAAGCACACTACGCCCAGCGGCAGTTGCGTAAGCTCCCCGGCGTGGAACCGCTGTTTGACGCACCGTTTTTCAACGAATTCGCTTTGCGCTTGCCGCGACCTGCCAGCGAGCTGCAAGCGGCGCTGCTCGAAAAAGGAATGCTAGCCGGTTACGATTTGTCGCGGGACTATCCGGAACTGGGGAACGCCGTGCTGCTCGCAGTGACGGAAATGCGCACGCGCACAGAAATTGACCAGTTAGTACAAGCTGTGGAGGGATGGTTATGAGCCGGGAACAAGCACTCATTTTTGAAATTAGTCGGCCGGGACGCGTCGCTTATAGCCTTCCAGCACTCGACGTGGAAGAACAATCGGTTGCGGAAATGCTGCCGGAAGGGATGGTGCGCACGGATGCGGCTGACCTGCCGGAAGTGTCGGAACTCGACCTCGTGCGCCACTACACGGCGTTGTCGCGGCGCAACCACGGGGTCGATTCCGGATTTTATCCGCTCGGGTCGTGCACGATGAAATACAACCCGAAAATTAACGAAGACGTGGCGCGTTACCCCGGCTTACAACACATTCATCCGTATCAGCCGGAGGAGACAGTGCAAGGGGCGTTACAGTTGTTGTACGAACTGCAGCGCGATTTGGCAGAAATTACGGGAATGGACGAAGTGACGCTGCAATCGGCCGCCGGGGCGCAAGGTGAGTGGGCCGGCCTAATGATTATTCGCGCTTACCACGAAAGCCGCGGCGAGCAACAGCGCACGAAAGTGATCATTCCCGATTCGGCACACGGGACGAACCCGGCGAGTGCTGCGGTCGCGGGGTTAGACGTTGTAACGGTCGGGTCAAATGCAGACGGACTCGTCGACGTCGAAGCGCTGCGGGGACTCGTCGGCGGCGACACGGCGGCACTCATGTTGACGAACCCGAACACGCTCGGCTTGTTTGAAGAACAAATCGCGGAAATGGCCGACATCGTACATGAAGCGGGCGGCTTGTTGTACTACGACGGAGCGAACGCTAACGCCATTTTGGGCAAAACGCGGCCCGGGGACATGGGCTTTGACGTCGTGCACCTCAACTTACACAAAACGTTCAGCACGCCGCACGGCGGCGGTGGACCAGGAGCCGGCCCCGTCGGCGTCAAACGGAATTTGGCCCAGTTTTTGCCGCATCCGATGGTACGGCACGAGGAAGCGGACGACCGGTACTATCTCGATGCCGACATGCCGCAGTCGATCGGGCGGATTAAAGGGTACTACGGGAACTTCGGTATTCTCGTGCGCGCGTACACCTATATTCGCACGATGGGACCAGATGGCTTGAAACGCGTGTCGGAAGACGCCGTCCTCAATGCAAACTACTTGTTCAAACGGTTAGCGCCGTACTTCGACGTGCCCTTTGCCGATTGGTGTAAACACGAATTTGTCCTTTCCGGGAAGCGGCAGAAGAAACTCGGGGTACGCACACTCGACATCGCCAAGCGGTTACTAGACTTCGGTGTGCATCCGCCCACGATTTACTTCCCGCTCATCGTCGAGGAGTGCCTCATGATCGAACCGACGGAAACGGAGAGTAAAGAGACGTTGGACGCCTTTGCGGACGTGCTCATTCGTATCGCCAAAGAAGTAGAAGAAGATCCCGAACAGGTGCAAGAAGCGCCACACCATACGGTCGTCAAGCGGATGGACGAAGTTACCGCAGCGCGCAAGCCGGTGCTGCGCTACGAACGAGGCGAGTAAACAAATACGGTACTTTGCTGTGTACACAAAAACACCCTCGCATGTGGCGGAGGGTGTTTTTGTGTACCGTATGTAGTCCTAAATATAATAAGAACCCAGTGCGTATTGAGCGACGGAGCCCTTAATGCTTGTCATTGTAACAGACGCAAAACGAGCGGTGAACGACAATATTCGACAAATTTGTGACGGTTTAATGACAGGCTCCCGTGGACTTGCTAATGTGTGCGCATTTTGCTAAAAATAGAAACATCACACAAGTGATTCCCGCTTTAATCCTACGAGATACGGAAAGGACGGATCGCAAAATGGCAACGATTGACGATTGGAACAAACTCGACATTCGCGTCGGCGAAGTGATCGACGTGAAAGATTTTCCGGAAGCGCGGAAGCCAGCGTTTCAGTTGTGGGTCGACTTCGGCCCAGAGCTCGGGGTCAAACAGTCAAGTGCCCAGCTGACAGAACTGTATACGAAAGATACGCTCCTTGGACGACAAGTAGTCGCTGTCGTCAACTTTCCGCCGCTCCGGGTAGCCGGTTTTAAGTCGGAAATCCTCGTGCTCGGCATTTATGCAGAAGAAGGAGTTGTGTTACTACAGCCGGATCGCCCCGTACAAAAAGGCGACAAGATCGGATAAGATCGGTTGACACCCTCTGGCGGAAATGTCGGCTCCCGGCCCCTGTTTCTGTACGACAGTACTATTTCCATATTGGGAATGATTGCATCTGTGTGAATACGAGTACACATTGTGTCGGTGATGGTTTTTATTGTCAAGGATAGTTATAATTATCCTTGAAGAACAATTGTCGGCCCGACACGTTATTAATATTGAAGGGCTAGCCCTTTATTTTTTTATGGCACACTCACGCAAAACAATGTCGTTTTTATGGGGGATCTGACATGCTCAAATCTGGAGAAAAGAAATTCATTGATGAAACAGGCATCTTTTACGAACAGGTCGGATTGCCGCGGGCAGCGGGACGCATCTTCATGTACTTGTTAATCGCCGATCAGCCCGTTCACTCCACGCACGAGATTATGCAAGCTCTGTACTTAAGTAAAGGTTCGGTACATACGACGACGCGACTTTTGATGCAGAAAAAACTGATTGAGAAGGTTGAAGCCACGGAGACGGGGCAGGAGTGCTACCGGATTAAACCGGGTGTCGGCAAACGCATTGTCGAGATGCAAATGCCACTGCTCCAAGCGGTGATTCAATTGACGACGCGAAGTTTAGAGTTAGTGGAGGATACGCACGCAGCAGACGAGCCGCGCATGCACGACTTACACGCTTTCTACCGCCTAGTGGCGCAAGATTTGCCGGCAATGCTCGCGCGCTGGGAACAAGACTGTTACGATACGTCGCACAGTGACGCGGAGATGGCGGAGAATGAGGCGGACGTCGATCAGTGAGTTAAAGCCCGAAAGCATACACACTTTCGGGCTTTAACATTGCGATATATTTGTTTAAGTGTTACATTTTGGAGTATGGTCGTCACGGGTAATCGCAACAGGACGCATTCGCACAAACTATGGCGGAGAAACTATCATGTAAACGGAGATGAAGATTAGTGGACAGTGGCACAAATTTTCGCGTAGAGAAAGACTTTTTAGGAGAAAAACAGGTACCGCAAGCGGCGTATTACGGCGTACAGACGCTACGGGCCGTCGACAACTTCCCGATTACGGGCTACCGTTTAGAACCAGCGTTAATTAAAGCAATTGCGATCGTAAAAAAAGCGGCGGCGCTCGCCAACCGCGAAGTCGGTCAGCTTGCGCCGCATTTGGCAGAGGTAATCGTCGCTGCCGCCGACGAAGTAATCGCCGGCCAGCTGCACGATCAGTTTATCGTCGATCCGATCCAAGGGGGAGCCGGCACATCGATTAACATGAATGCGAACGAAGTGCTCGCTAACCGGGCGTTGGAACTATTAGGAGAGGAAAAAGGCGACTATTTGAAGTTGAGCCCGAACACACACGTCAATATGTCCCAGTCGACGAACGATGCGTTTCCGACAGCGGTCCGCATCGCCGTGTTGCAC is a window from the Numidum massiliense genome containing:
- a CDS encoding DEAD/DEAH box helicase; this encodes MYLRRRLAFTTLPHQVALRRSSYSSPLPSILASSDHREATSFFAFERSMIMSDIPIHFARNWWNDFSEKVEQDGPWDAWELFCLAIEAEERLAVPRFDDLRCLSQLTAFEPLPHQMDTARTVLTELHGRAILADEVGLGKTIEAGLILKEYMLRGLVTSALILVPASLVSQWTRELNEKFAIPAMAQKKEWMWGKYDILVASLDTAKRDPHRDQVLSRDYDLLIIDEAHKLKNRRTRNWQFVNQLRKKYCLLLTATPMQNDIKELYNLVTLLKPGQLGGKHTFANQYVAGKRQVKNEALLKEEIRKVMIRNERKSSPITFPERHVHTVTLQLTPEERALYDGITDFVRTRYRMGDGTLKSLLSLVTLQREACSSREATFLTLFKMFKKEAGGKQQLPPDVQHVIALLKQIKRQTKAEQTLDLIRGIDDAKVIVFTEYRATQDMLLKTLQQNGITAVPYRGNFGRNKKDWMRELFQRRAQVMVATEAGGEGINLQFCHHVINYDMPWNPMRVEQRIGRVHRLGQQNDVTIYNLCTEGTIEAHIIRLLHEKINLFQLVVGELDTILEQGKSSAGALEKKIMRIVLEAGDDREVEERLSHLGESLSTARQRTAQGANLLDSILK
- the gcvT gene encoding glycine cleavage system aminomethyltransferase GcvT — protein: MASLKRTPLYPLYKGEAKLIPFGGWELPVQFTSIKEEHRAVREAAGLFDVSHMGEVTVSGPDATDYLQRLTTNDVSKLNVNQAHYTTMCYPDGGTVDDFLLYKKGDNDYLLVVNAANTEKDVEWMHKQTVGDVHIADVSDETALLALQGPRATHILQQLTDCDLSDIRFFRFLPDVEVAGVKVLVSRSGYTGENGFELYLAPEDAPTLWRELLAAGEADGLKPCGLGARDTLRFEAGLLLYGQELSASVSPLEAGISFAVKLNKSDFIGKSVLVAQKEGGLKRRLVGIEMVGRGIPRTHYPVYAGGEEIGEVTSGTQSPTLGKNLGLALVASDYSALGQEVEIDIRGRRVAAKVVTTPFYKRS
- the gcvPA gene encoding aminomethyl-transferring glycine dehydrogenase subunit GcvPA → MTFRYLPMTDADRQAMLQALGCGSVDELFADIPESVRFNGELNIPEGMSELELSRHMQRLANENKNLQQVVSFLGAGTYEHYIPSVVGHVIGRSEFFTAYTPYQPEISQGELQAIFEFQSMICELTGMDVANSSMYDGPTALAEAATLAAAASRKQKVLVSRAVHPEARDILRTYARGGQGIEVVEVAADAGVTDVEKLAELADTDTAAVIVQSPNFFGNLEDLAAIEKIAHRHKGLFVVSTNPLSLGIVQPPGAFGADIVVGDAQPLGIPTQFGGPHCGFFATTKKLMRRIPGRIVGQTVDEEGTRGFVLTLQAREQHIRREKATSNICSNQALNALAAGVYMSAMGKQGLTDVAQQNVQKAHYAQRQLRKLPGVEPLFDAPFFNEFALRLPRPASELQAALLEKGMLAGYDLSRDYPELGNAVLLAVTEMRTRTEIDQLVQAVEGWL
- the gcvPB gene encoding aminomethyl-transferring glycine dehydrogenase subunit GcvPB; protein product: MSREQALIFEISRPGRVAYSLPALDVEEQSVAEMLPEGMVRTDAADLPEVSELDLVRHYTALSRRNHGVDSGFYPLGSCTMKYNPKINEDVARYPGLQHIHPYQPEETVQGALQLLYELQRDLAEITGMDEVTLQSAAGAQGEWAGLMIIRAYHESRGEQQRTKVIIPDSAHGTNPASAAVAGLDVVTVGSNADGLVDVEALRGLVGGDTAALMLTNPNTLGLFEEQIAEMADIVHEAGGLLYYDGANANAILGKTRPGDMGFDVVHLNLHKTFSTPHGGGGPGAGPVGVKRNLAQFLPHPMVRHEEADDRYYLDADMPQSIGRIKGYYGNFGILVRAYTYIRTMGPDGLKRVSEDAVLNANYLFKRLAPYFDVPFADWCKHEFVLSGKRQKKLGVRTLDIAKRLLDFGVHPPTIYFPLIVEECLMIEPTETESKETLDAFADVLIRIAKEVEEDPEQVQEAPHHTVVKRMDEVTAARKPVLRYERGE
- a CDS encoding tRNA-binding protein encodes the protein MATIDDWNKLDIRVGEVIDVKDFPEARKPAFQLWVDFGPELGVKQSSAQLTELYTKDTLLGRQVVAVVNFPPLRVAGFKSEILVLGIYAEEGVVLLQPDRPVQKGDKIG
- a CDS encoding GbsR/MarR family transcriptional regulator is translated as MLKSGEKKFIDETGIFYEQVGLPRAAGRIFMYLLIADQPVHSTHEIMQALYLSKGSVHTTTRLLMQKKLIEKVEATETGQECYRIKPGVGKRIVEMQMPLLQAVIQLTTRSLELVEDTHAADEPRMHDLHAFYRLVAQDLPAMLARWEQDCYDTSHSDAEMAENEADVDQ